A stretch of Canis lupus familiaris isolate Mischka breed German Shepherd chromosome 11, alternate assembly UU_Cfam_GSD_1.0, whole genome shotgun sequence DNA encodes these proteins:
- the SLC46A2 gene encoding thymic stromal cotransporter homolog translates to MGPEAAGPGRGAAPRLQVRTWIEPVVAATQVASSLYEAGLLLVVKASFGAGAGAGAGAASNHSAGPPRGAPEDQQQRAISNFYIVYNLVVGLTPLLSAYALGWLSDRRHRKVAICVALLGFLLSRVGLLLKVLLDWPVEVLYGAAALNGLCGGFSAFWAGVMALGSLGSSEGRRSVRLVLIDLILGLAGFCGSMASGHLFKQVAGHSGQGLVLTACSVSCATFALLYSLLVLKVPEAAAGSGQALSAGDSVAGTVGTYRTLDPDHSDKQSVQGLHPPSPGKAKPRRTIIALLFLGAIVYDLAVVGTVDVMPLFVLREPLSWNQVQVGYGMAAGYTIFITSFLGVLVFSRCFQDTTMIMIGMVSFGSGALLLAFVKETYMFYIARAVMLFALIPITTIRSAMSKLIKGSSYGKVFVILQLSLTLTGVVTSTVYNKIYQVTMEKFIGTCFALSSFLSFLAIIPIGIVAYKQASWLQYGDVRET, encoded by the exons ATGGGCCCCGAGGCCGCCGGCCCGGGGAGGGGCGCCGCGCCTCGCCTGCAGGTGAGGACCTGGATCGAGCCCGTGGTGGCCGCCACGCAGGTGGCCTCCTCCCTGTACGAGGCGGGGCTGCTCCTCGTGGTGAAGGCGTCcttcggggccggggccggggccggggccggcgcggCCTCCAACCACAGCGCCGGCCCGCCGCGGGGCGCCCCGGAGGACCAGCAGCAGCGGGCCATCTCCAACTTCTACATCGTCTACAACCTGGTGGTGGGCCTGACGCCGCTGCTGTCGGCCTACGCGCTGGGCTGGCTCAGCGACCGGCGCCACCGCAAGGTCGCCATCTGCGTGGCCCTGCTGGGCTTCCTGCTGTCGCGCGTCGGGCTGCTGCTCAAGGTGCTGCTGGACTGGCCCGTGGAGGTGCTGTACGGGGCGGCGGCGCTGAACGGGCTGTGCGGCGGCTTCTCGGCCTTCTGGGCCGGCGTCatggccctgggctccctgggctcgTCCGAGGGCCGCCGCTCCGTGCGCCTGGTCCTCATCGACCTCATCCTGGGCCTGGCGGGCTTCTGCGGGAGCATGGCCTCGGGGCACCTCTTCAAGCAGGTGGCTGGGCACTCGGGCCAGGGCCTGGTGCTCACGGCCTGCAGCGTCAGCTGTGCCACTTTCGCGCTCCTCTACAGCCTCTTGGTCCTGAAGGTCCCCGAGGCGGCGGCCGGCTCCGGCCAGGCACTCTCCGCGGGCGACTCGGTGGCCGGCACGGTTGGCACCTATCGTACCCTGGATCCTGACCACTCAGACAAGCAGAGCGTGCAGGGGCTGCACCCCCCATCTCCCGGGAAAGCCAAGCCCCGGAGAACGATCATCGCCCTGCTCTTTCTGGGTGCCATCGTATATGACCTGGCAGTAGTGGGCACAGTGGACGTGATGCCCCTTTTCGTGCTAAGGGAGCCTCTCAGTTGGAACCAAGTGCAGGTGGGCTATGGCATGGCTGCAGGGTACACCATCTTCATCACCAGCTTCCTGGGCGTCCTGGTCTTCTCCCGCTGCTTCCAGGACACCACCATGATCATGATCGGTATGGTCTCTTTTGGGTCAGGAGCCCTCCTCTTGGCTTTTGTGAAAGAGACATACATGTTCTACATTG CTCGAGCCGTCATGCTGTTCGCTCTCATCCCTATCACAACCATCCGGTCAGCAATGTCCAAACTCATAAAGGGCTCCTCTTATG GAAAGGTGTTCGTCATCCTGCAGCTGTCCCTGACTCTGACGGGGGTGGTGACATCCACGGTGTACAACAAGATCTATCAGGTCACCATGGAAAAGTTCATCGGCACCTGTTttgctctctcctccttcctctccttcctggcaATCATCCCAATTGG CATCGTGGCCTACAAACAAGCCTCGTGGTTGCAATATGGAGACGTCAGGGAGACGTGA